A single window of Nocardioides kongjuensis DNA harbors:
- a CDS encoding ABC transporter permease subunit has translation MTWLDANRAYVLDMLVQHVRLSVPAIAVSVLVAIVLGRIAWRWPRAGTVVLGTASLLYSVPALPLLIVIPVLLGIPLRSGLTLVVALAVYGTALLASTAADAFRSVDARVREAAEAMGYSRSGLFWKVDLPLAVPVLLSGIRVITVSTVSLVTIGALVGIPSLGNLLTDGFQRDIRAEIVTGVLGTMLLAVVLDVLLVGLGRIATPWRAATPTGAAT, from the coding sequence GTGACCTGGCTCGACGCCAACCGCGCGTACGTGCTGGACATGCTCGTCCAGCACGTACGGCTCTCCGTGCCCGCCATCGCGGTCAGCGTGCTCGTCGCGATCGTGCTCGGCCGGATCGCCTGGCGCTGGCCCCGCGCCGGGACCGTCGTCCTGGGCACCGCGAGCCTGCTCTACTCCGTGCCCGCGCTGCCGCTGCTCATCGTCATCCCCGTCCTGCTCGGCATCCCGCTGCGCTCCGGCCTGACCCTGGTCGTCGCACTGGCCGTCTACGGCACCGCCCTGCTGGCGAGCACGGCGGCCGACGCGTTCCGCTCCGTCGACGCCCGGGTGCGCGAGGCGGCCGAGGCGATGGGCTACTCACGCTCCGGGCTGTTCTGGAAGGTCGACCTGCCGCTCGCCGTTCCCGTGCTGCTGTCGGGGATCCGGGTCATCACCGTCAGCACGGTCAGCCTGGTGACGATCGGCGCCCTGGTCGGCATCCCGAGCCTCGGCAACCTGCTCACCGACGGCTTCCAGCGCGACATCCGCGCCGAGATCGTCACCGGCGTCCTGGGCACGATGCTGCTGGCCGTCGTCCTCGACGTGCTGCTGGTCGGTCTCGGCCGGATCGCCACACCGTGGCGGGCGGCGACCCCGACGGGGGCAGCGACGTGA
- a CDS encoding ABC transporter permease subunit: protein MNLFADALAWITDGSHWGGPTGIDHRIVQHLLVTFAAVAIAAVVALPLGILIGHTGRGRLVVVALAGAVRAVPTLGLLTLLGLALGIGLTAPLLALVALAFPSLLAGAYAGVEAADRGAVDAARAVGMSEWQLVTRVEIPLGADVLLGGVRAATLQVVATATLAAYISDTGLGRYLFAGLKSRHYDEMLAGALLVAALALLLDLTMAALQRASRPSTRKVPS, encoded by the coding sequence GTGAACCTCTTCGCCGACGCCCTCGCCTGGATCACCGACGGCTCCCACTGGGGAGGGCCGACCGGGATCGACCACCGGATCGTGCAGCACCTGCTGGTCACCTTCGCCGCGGTCGCCATCGCGGCCGTGGTCGCGCTCCCGCTCGGCATCCTGATCGGCCACACCGGCCGCGGCCGGCTGGTCGTGGTCGCGCTCGCCGGCGCCGTGCGCGCCGTGCCCACCCTCGGCCTGCTCACCCTGCTCGGCCTCGCGCTCGGCATCGGCCTCACGGCGCCGCTGCTGGCCCTGGTCGCCCTCGCCTTCCCCTCGCTGCTCGCCGGCGCCTATGCCGGCGTCGAGGCCGCCGACCGCGGCGCCGTCGACGCGGCCCGGGCGGTCGGGATGAGCGAGTGGCAGCTGGTCACCCGGGTCGAGATCCCGCTCGGCGCCGACGTGCTGCTCGGAGGTGTGCGGGCTGCGACCTTGCAGGTCGTCGCGACGGCCACGCTGGCGGCCTACATCTCCGACACCGGGCTCGGCCGCTACCTGTTCGCCGGCCTGAAGTCCCGCCACTACGACGAGATGCTCGCCGGCGCACTGCTCGTGGCGGCGCTGGCCCTCCTGCTCGACCTCACCATGGCTGCCCTCCAGCGGGCCAGCCGTCCCTCCACCCGAAAGGTTCCGTCATGA
- a CDS encoding ABC transporter substrate-binding protein encodes MTRIPLGVALLATATLSLTACGSDDPLSAGDGGKGGDTIVIGSQDYYSNEIIAEAYAQALEAGGIKVQRDFRIGQREGYLPEIESGKIDLFPEYTGPLLQVWKPDTKARLADDVYAELEDAADEKGLEVLDQSPATDQDSYVVTREFAEKYGLKTIDDLAKVTEKMTFGANSEAEDRPNGPKGLKKAYGVDVSFTPIEDSGGPLTVKALKDGSIQLAIIYTGDPSIKKNDLVTLEDTKGLFLASHVVPVASDDLSDKAEEIVDKVSAAMSPEDLVDLDARSVDEELPAATIAKDWLTKEGLL; translated from the coding sequence ATGACCCGCATCCCCCTCGGCGTCGCCCTGCTCGCGACCGCCACGCTCTCCCTGACCGCGTGCGGCAGCGACGACCCGCTCAGCGCGGGCGACGGCGGCAAGGGCGGCGACACGATCGTGATCGGCTCCCAGGACTACTACTCCAACGAGATCATCGCCGAGGCCTACGCCCAGGCGCTCGAGGCCGGCGGCATCAAGGTCCAGCGCGACTTCCGCATCGGGCAGCGCGAGGGCTACCTGCCCGAGATCGAGAGCGGCAAGATCGACCTCTTCCCGGAGTACACCGGCCCGCTGCTGCAGGTCTGGAAGCCCGACACGAAGGCCCGCCTGGCCGACGACGTGTACGCCGAGCTCGAGGACGCCGCCGACGAGAAGGGCCTGGAGGTGCTGGACCAGTCCCCCGCCACCGACCAGGACTCCTACGTCGTGACCCGCGAGTTCGCCGAGAAGTACGGCCTGAAGACGATCGACGACCTCGCGAAGGTCACCGAGAAGATGACCTTCGGCGCCAACTCCGAGGCCGAGGACCGGCCCAACGGCCCGAAGGGGCTCAAGAAGGCCTACGGCGTCGACGTCTCGTTCACGCCGATCGAGGACAGCGGCGGCCCGCTGACCGTCAAGGCGCTCAAGGACGGCTCGATCCAGCTGGCGATCATCTACACCGGCGACCCGTCGATCAAGAAGAACGACCTGGTGACCCTCGAGGACACCAAGGGCCTCTTCCTCGCCTCCCACGTCGTCCCGGTCGCCAGCGACGACCTCAGCGACAAGGCGGAGGAGATCGTCGACAAGGTCAGCGCCGCGATGTCGCCGGAGGACCTGGTCGACCTCGACGCGCGCAGCGTCGACGAGGAGCTGCCGGCCGCGACGATCGCGAAGGACTGGCTGACGAAGGAAGGTCTCCTGTGA
- a CDS encoding SDR family oxidoreductase, giving the protein MTLAVTGATGGLGGRVARALAARGVEQRLLVRDPARAPELPGATVVRSTYGDRDLARASLEGVRTLLMVSAAESADRLEQHLAFVDAAASAGVQQVVYTSFYGAAPDATFTLARDHWATEQHLRASGMGFTFLRDNFYLDFLPDLVGEDGVIRGPAGDGRVAAVTRDDVAASAVAVLLAATDHAGATYDLTGPDAPTFTEVAVILTDHTGRPVRYHDETVEEAYASRRRWPAPPWQYDAWVSTYTAIAAGEMAGVTDDVERLTGRPPTGLTAYLDTTTTERQNP; this is encoded by the coding sequence GTGACCCTTGCGGTCACCGGCGCGACGGGAGGGCTCGGGGGACGTGTCGCCCGGGCCCTCGCGGCGCGTGGCGTCGAGCAGCGCCTGCTGGTCCGCGATCCCGCCCGCGCGCCGGAGCTTCCGGGCGCGACGGTCGTGCGCTCGACGTACGGCGACCGCGACCTGGCCCGCGCCTCGCTCGAGGGCGTGCGGACCCTGCTCATGGTCTCGGCCGCCGAGTCGGCCGACCGGCTGGAGCAGCACCTCGCCTTCGTCGACGCCGCGGCGTCGGCAGGTGTGCAGCAGGTCGTCTACACGTCGTTCTACGGCGCGGCGCCCGACGCGACCTTCACCCTGGCCCGCGACCACTGGGCGACCGAGCAGCACCTGCGCGCGTCCGGGATGGGGTTCACCTTCCTCCGCGACAACTTCTACCTCGACTTCCTGCCCGACCTGGTCGGCGAGGACGGCGTGATCCGCGGGCCGGCCGGCGACGGCCGGGTGGCGGCGGTGACCCGCGACGACGTGGCGGCCAGCGCGGTCGCCGTCCTGCTCGCGGCCACGGACCACGCCGGTGCCACCTACGACCTGACCGGCCCGGACGCGCCCACCTTCACCGAGGTCGCGGTGATCCTGACCGACCACACCGGCCGCCCGGTCCGCTACCACGACGAGACCGTCGAGGAGGCCTACGCGTCGCGGCGGCGCTGGCCGGCCCCGCCGTGGCAGTACGACGCCTGGGTCTCCACCTACACCGCGATCGCGGCCGGCGAGATGGCCGGGGTCACCGACGACGTCGAGCGGCTGACGGGGCGCCCGCCGACCGGGCTGACGGCGTACCTCGACACCACCACGACCGAGCGCCAGAATCCCTGA
- a CDS encoding DUF1304 domain-containing protein, whose product MTAAALVFAGLAALLHVYIWVMESLTWTSPRTRATFGTSQAEAEATKELAFNQGFYNLFLALVTAGGIAAFGADDNRVGATLVFTGAGSMVAAGLVLLLSSPDKARAAITQLALPAVGVVLLAIALA is encoded by the coding sequence ATGACCGCTGCTGCGCTGGTGTTCGCCGGCCTCGCCGCCCTGCTCCACGTCTACATCTGGGTGATGGAGTCGCTGACCTGGACCAGTCCGCGCACCCGTGCGACCTTCGGCACCAGCCAGGCCGAGGCCGAGGCGACGAAGGAGCTGGCCTTCAACCAGGGCTTCTACAACCTCTTCCTCGCCCTCGTCACCGCCGGCGGCATCGCGGCGTTCGGCGCCGACGACAACCGGGTGGGCGCGACCCTGGTGTTCACCGGTGCCGGCTCGATGGTCGCCGCAGGCCTGGTCCTGCTGCTGTCCTCGCCCGACAAGGCCCGCGCCGCGATCACGCAGCTCGCGCTGCCGGCGGTCGGCGTCGTGCTGCTGGCGATCGCGCTGGCCTGA
- a CDS encoding NADPH-dependent oxidoreductase, with protein MDDTETRRPLRALVLCCTLKPSPARSSSELLGRRVLAALAEHDVQGTLVRVTDHHVAYGVSTDEGDDEGRMPTSGKVAGVAVVGNEDGAHHVSAEVHQALGDVGFTIPANGVTYWVGEAMQSTDYQDLDPEPEKTAGTTRTLAANAAHLAALLRTAPYPAA; from the coding sequence ATGGACGACACCGAGACCCGTCGACCGCTGCGCGCCCTGGTGCTCTGCTGCACGCTGAAGCCGTCGCCTGCGCGCTCGAGCTCCGAGCTGCTCGGCCGCCGCGTGCTGGCGGCGCTCGCCGAGCACGACGTGCAGGGGACGCTGGTGCGCGTCACCGACCACCACGTCGCCTACGGGGTCAGCACCGACGAGGGCGACGACGAGGGCCGGATGCCCACCTCGGGCAAGGTCGCGGGCGTCGCGGTGGTCGGCAACGAGGACGGCGCCCACCACGTCTCGGCCGAGGTCCACCAGGCGTTGGGCGACGTGGGGTTCACGATCCCCGCGAACGGCGTGACCTACTGGGTCGGCGAGGCGATGCAGTCGACCGACTACCAGGACCTCGACCCGGAGCCCGAGAAGACCGCCGGGACCACCAGGACGCTGGCGGCCAACGCCGCGCACCTGGCCGCGCTGCTCAGGACGGCCCCCTACCCCGCCGCCTGA
- a CDS encoding homing endonuclease associated repeat-containing protein has product MRVPEFSDEQIAADLAAAAAELGEPLTASAYDGWQRRRVAASPALLIRRFGSWNAACAHAGVATNKTRSTSRRWSDDDVVVIVARYLAQPGSTGSFADYAAWAKAQDGVPSGATLRQRFSWAEVKKRASGGQLVEQREEPQVRRRGRGPS; this is encoded by the coding sequence ATGCGGGTCCCCGAGTTCTCCGACGAGCAGATCGCCGCCGACCTCGCCGCCGCGGCCGCCGAGCTGGGCGAGCCGCTGACGGCCTCGGCGTACGACGGCTGGCAGCGCCGGCGCGTCGCCGCCTCGCCCGCGCTGCTGATCCGCCGGTTCGGCTCGTGGAACGCCGCCTGCGCGCACGCCGGCGTCGCGACCAACAAGACCCGGTCGACCAGCCGGAGGTGGAGCGACGACGACGTCGTGGTGATCGTGGCGCGCTACCTGGCGCAGCCCGGGAGCACCGGCTCCTTCGCCGACTACGCGGCCTGGGCCAAGGCGCAGGACGGGGTGCCCAGCGGTGCGACGCTGCGGCAGCGGTTCTCGTGGGCCGAGGTCAAGAAGCGGGCGTCCGGCGGACAGCTCGTCGAGCAGCGCGAGGAGCCCCAGGTCAGGCGGCGGGGTAGGGGGCCGTCCTGA
- a CDS encoding DUF3556 domain-containing protein, whose translation MPFLTPDAPPVDPAELLARPRQERIRFLATFWTEYGFGTPKMVHTIYIVKLLVLHIGGGIALATLTSGVGGPLDVGQWWDQPVIYQKLVLWTLFLELFGIGGTWGPLAAHFKPMTGGIAYWARPDTIRLPPWPGKVPFTAGDNRSVLDVLLYLATLASFLVAAVAGSSTTIDGLGGVEMVDPRLMAVSAALLVLCGLRDKILFLAARGEQYLPILLISSLAGSVLTFVDFVVAAKLVIVIVWVGAAISKMNAHFENVVPPMVSNAPFAPRLVKRAHYRSLPDDLRPSRFAWFMAHVLGTTAELVVPLVLLLSTSWTITLLAVGSMVLFHLFITQTFPLAVPLEWNILFAYITVFLFAGHFAGDGYGVGDFSQPWMLPVFVAALVFFPVLGNLRPDLVSFLPSMRQYAGNWASATWAFAPGAEAKLNQLRKPAKNQIDQLVEGMGYPADVAEMTLQMTLGWRSMHSQGRGLFSVMQDYLGEEYETYSLREAEFCCNSVIGWNFGDGHLHDDQLIEAIQRRIGFAPGEFVVVWVESQPIHKKTQAYFVMDAALGIVERGTWLVSDCVKEQPWLPNGPIPTTVTWRHPQHRRVLGVTA comes from the coding sequence ATGCCTTTCCTCACCCCCGATGCCCCGCCCGTCGACCCGGCGGAGCTGCTCGCCCGCCCCCGCCAGGAGCGGATCCGCTTCCTCGCCACCTTCTGGACCGAGTACGGCTTCGGTACCCCGAAGATGGTGCACACGATCTACATCGTGAAGCTGCTCGTCCTCCACATCGGCGGCGGCATCGCCCTCGCGACCCTCACCTCCGGTGTCGGCGGCCCGCTCGACGTCGGGCAGTGGTGGGACCAGCCGGTGATCTACCAGAAGCTGGTGCTCTGGACGCTGTTCCTCGAGCTGTTCGGCATCGGCGGCACCTGGGGCCCGCTCGCGGCGCACTTCAAGCCGATGACCGGCGGCATCGCCTACTGGGCGCGACCCGACACCATCCGGCTGCCACCGTGGCCGGGCAAGGTGCCGTTCACCGCCGGTGACAACCGCAGCGTCCTCGACGTGCTGCTCTACCTGGCGACCCTGGCGAGCTTCCTGGTCGCCGCGGTCGCGGGCAGCAGCACCACGATCGACGGTCTCGGCGGCGTCGAGATGGTGGACCCGCGTCTCATGGCCGTCTCCGCCGCTCTCCTGGTGCTCTGCGGCCTGCGCGACAAGATCCTGTTCCTCGCCGCCCGTGGCGAGCAGTACCTGCCGATCCTGCTGATCTCGAGCCTCGCCGGCAGCGTGCTGACCTTCGTCGACTTCGTCGTCGCGGCCAAGCTCGTCATCGTGATCGTCTGGGTGGGTGCGGCGATCTCCAAGATGAACGCGCACTTCGAGAACGTCGTCCCGCCGATGGTCTCCAACGCGCCGTTCGCCCCGAGGCTCGTCAAGCGCGCGCACTACCGCTCGCTGCCCGACGACCTCAGGCCGTCGAGGTTCGCCTGGTTCATGGCCCACGTCCTCGGTACGACGGCCGAGCTGGTCGTCCCGCTGGTCCTGCTGCTCAGCACGAGCTGGACGATCACCCTGCTCGCCGTCGGCTCGATGGTGCTCTTCCACCTGTTCATCACCCAGACGTTCCCGCTCGCCGTGCCGCTGGAGTGGAACATCCTGTTCGCCTACATCACGGTGTTCCTGTTCGCCGGGCACTTCGCGGGCGACGGCTACGGCGTGGGCGACTTCAGCCAGCCGTGGATGCTGCCGGTGTTCGTGGCGGCGCTCGTGTTCTTCCCGGTGCTCGGCAACCTGCGTCCCGACCTGGTCTCCTTCCTGCCCTCGATGCGGCAGTACGCCGGCAACTGGGCCTCGGCCACCTGGGCGTTCGCGCCGGGCGCGGAGGCGAAGCTCAACCAGCTGAGGAAGCCCGCGAAGAACCAGATCGACCAGCTCGTCGAGGGCATGGGCTACCCGGCCGACGTCGCCGAGATGACCCTGCAGATGACGCTGGGCTGGCGCTCGATGCACAGCCAGGGCCGCGGCCTGTTCTCGGTGATGCAGGACTACCTGGGCGAGGAGTACGAGACCTACTCGCTGCGCGAGGCGGAGTTCTGCTGCAACTCGGTCATCGGCTGGAACTTCGGCGACGGTCACCTGCACGACGACCAGCTCATCGAGGCGATCCAGCGGCGGATCGGCTTCGCACCCGGCGAGTTCGTGGTGGTCTGGGTCGAGTCGCAGCCGATCCACAAGAAGACCCAGGCGTACTTCGTGATGGACGCAGCCCTCGGCATCGTCGAGCGCGGCACCTGGCTGGTCTCCGACTGCGTCAAGGAGCAGCCGTGGCTGCCGAACGGCCCGATCCCGACCACCGTCACCTGGCGGCACCCGCAGCACCGTCGCGTGCTCGGAGTGACGGCATGA